A window of Juglans regia cultivar Chandler chromosome 7, Walnut 2.0, whole genome shotgun sequence contains these coding sequences:
- the LOC108987771 gene encoding cellulose synthase-like protein D1 isoform X2 yields the protein MEPSYLSKKSSSSSGRPPQQAVKFARRTSSGRIVNLSQDDHDSLDMSGEFLSQNDYMNYTVMLPPTPDNQPGAASSSKPNAPQRRRVGDHEEGGYGGNSGDANAEAAKMDRRMSVMKSSNDKSMLLRSQTGDFDHNRWLFETKGKYGIGNAFWSEQEDNYGSEGGMSMSDFMDKPWKPLTRKLKIPAAIISPYRLLVVIRMIVLSFFLAWRIQNPNQDAMWLWGMSIVCEVWFAFSWLLDVLPKLNPINRATDLAALRDKFEQRSPSNPNGRSDLPGVDVFVSTADPEKEPPLFTANTILSILAADYPTEKLSCYISDDGGAILSFEAMAEAVNFAEVWVPFCRKHNIEPRNPESYFSSKTDPTKNKKRPDFVKDRRWIKREYDEFKVRINGLPEAIRKRSEMYNSKEEMKEKKLAREKNGGVLPPDPISVNKATWMADGTHWPGTWLNPMADHAKGDHAGILQVMSKVPENEPVMGHPDEKRLDFTGVDIRLPMFAYVSREKRPGYDHNKKAGAMNAVVRASAILSNGAFILNLDCDHYIYNSQAIKEGMCFMMDRGGDRICYIQFPQRFEGIDPSDRYANHNTVFFDGNMRALDGLQGPVYVGTGCMFRRHALYGFHPPRANEHSQSQSEDLDDSEMQPLTSHPDLNLPKKFGNSTMFTESIAISEYQGRPLADHISVKNGRPPGALLLARPPLDAPTVAEAVAVISCWYEDKTEWGDRIGWIYGSVTEDVLTGYRMHNRGWRSVYCITKRDAFRGTAPINLTDRLHQVLRWATGSVEIFFSRNNPLFGTKRLKFLQRIAYLNVGIYPFTSIFLVIYCFLPALSLFSGHFIVQSLNIAFLSYLLVITLCLTLISLLEVKWSGVGLEEWWRNEQFWVIGGTSAHLAAVLQGLLKVIAGIEISFKLTSKSAGEDEDDIYADLYIVKWTSLFIMPLTIIVINIVAVVIGFSKTLYSVIPQWSKLLGGVFFSFWVLAHMYPFAKGLMGRRGRVPTIVYVWSGLVSITVSLLWIAISPPDDSRNSSGGSVNI from the exons ATGGAACCTTCATACTTATCAAAGAAATCGTCGTCGTCGTCTGGGCGGCCGCCTCAACAGGCAGTGAAATTTGCGCGACGCACGTCAAGTGGCCGAATTGTGAACTTGTCCCAAGACGATCATGATAGCTTGGACATGTCGGGCGAGTTTTTAAGCCAAAATGACTACATGAATTACACGGTAATGCTGCCGCCTACACCAGACAACCAGCCTGGTGCAGCCTCTAGTTCCAAGCCAAATGCTCCCCAACGGAGGCGCGTTGGGGATCATGAGGAAGGTGGGTATGGAGGCAATAGCGGGGACGCTAATGCCGAGGCAGCAAAGATGGACAGGAGGATGTCAGTGATGAAATCTTCCAACGACAAATCAATGCTGTTGAGAAGCCAAACTGGGGACTTTGATCACAACCGGTGGTTGTTTGAGACAAAGGGAAAGTACGGCATTGGTAATGCTTTTTGGTCAGAACAAGAGGATAATTATGGATCGGAAGGAGGGATGAGCATGTCGGATTTTATGGACAAGCCATGGAAACCACTCACTAGAAAGCTCAAGATTCCGGCTGCTATTATCAGCCCCTACAG GCTACTTGTGGTGATCCGGATGATAGTTCTATCCTTCTTCCTCGCATGGCGTATACAGAACCCCAACCAAGATGCAATGTGGCTATGGGGCATGTCCATTGTTTGCGAGGTTTGGTTTGCCTTCTCATGGCTTCTGGATGTTCTCCCCAAGCTGAACCCCATCAACAGAGCTACTGACCTTGCTGCCCTCCGTGACAAGTTCGAACAGCGCTCCCCGTCCAACCCTAATGGGCGGTCTGACCTCCCTGGGGTTGATGTTTTCGTCTCCACAGCTGACCCTGAAAAGGAACCTCCTCTTTTCACAGCCAATACAATTTTGTCCATCCTTGCTGCTGATTACCCTACCGAGAAGCTCTCATGCTACATTTCGGATGATGGTGGTGCCATTCTATCCTTTGAGGCCATGGCCGAGGCCGTTAACTTTGCCGAG GTTTGGGTGCCCTTTTGCCGCAAACACAACATCGAGCCAAGGAATCCAGAAAGTTACTTCAGTAGTAAAACTGACCCCACAAAGAATAAGAAACGCCCAGATTTTGTCAAGGACCGCCGTTGGATCAAGAGAGAGTACGATGAATTTAAGGTCAGGATCAATGGTCTCCCTGAAGCTATACGTAAAAGGAGCGAAATGTATAACTCCAAGGAGGAAATGAAGGAGAAGAAACTTGCCAGAGAGAAGAATGGTGGAGTGTTGCCACCAGACCCAATTAGTGTCAACAAGGCCACATGGATGGCCGACGGGACTCACTGGCCCGGAACATGGCTCAACCCTATGGCCGACCATGCTAAGGGAGACCATGCCGGAATTTTGcag GTGATGAGTAAGGTACCGGAAAATGAACCAGTGATGGGTCATCCGGACGAGAAAAGATTGGACTTCACCGGGGTTGACATTCGGCTGCCAATGTTTGCGTATGTCTCGAGAGAGAAGAGGCCAGGGTATGACCACAACAAGAAGGCTGGAGCCATGAATGCCGTGGTTCGAGCTTCTGCAATATTGTCCAACGGGGCATTCATACTCAATCTGGATTGTGACCATTACATCTATAATTCTCAAGCTATAAAGGAAGGAATGTGCTTTATGATGGACCGTGGTGGTGACAGGATATGCTACATACAGTTTCCACAAAGATTTGAAGGAATTGATCCGTCTGACCGATATGCGAACCATAACACTGTCTTCTTTGAtg gaaatatgCGAGCTTTAGATGGTCTACAGGGCCCAGTGTATGTGGGAACTGGTTGTATGTTCCGAAGACATGCACTATATGGGTTCCACCCACCAAGGGCAAACGA GCATTCACAATCTCAATCAGAGGACTTGGATGACTCAGAGATGCAGCCCCTGACATCACACCCTGACTTGAACCTGCCAAAGAAATTTGGAAACTCAACTATGTTCACGGAGTCCATAGCCATTTCCGAATACCAAGGTCGACCACTTGCCGATCACATTTCTGTGAAGAATGGTCGTCCTCCAGGGGCGTTGCTCCTGGCTCGTCCACCACTTGATGCACCCACTGTTGCTGAGGCAGTTGCCGTCATCTCCTGCTG GTACGAGGACAAGACCGAATGGGGAGACAGAATAGGTTGGATTTATGGATCAGTGACGGAGGATGTGTTGACTGGTTACAGGATGCACAACCGTGGGTGGCGGTCTGTGTACTGCATCACGAAGCGCGATGCCTTTCGAGGCACGGCACCAATCAACCTTACTGATCGGCTACACCAGGTCCTCCGATGGGCCACTGGTTCGGTGGAAATATTCTTCTCTCGAAACAATCCACTTTTTGGAACCAAGCGCCTCAAGTTCCTACAGCGCATTGCATACCTCAACGTTGGCATCTACCCTTTCACCTCCATCTTCTTAGTTATATACTGCTTCCTCCCTGCACTGTCTCTCTTCTCTGGACACTTCATCGTTCAAAGTCTAAATATTGCTTTCCTCTCCTATCTCCTTGTCATTACTCTTTGTCTCACTCTCATCTCCCTCCTGGAAGTCAAGTGGTCAGGTGTTGGGCTCGAGGAATGGTGGCGAAATGAACAATTTTGGGTCATCGGTGGCACGAGTGCTCACCTTGCTGCCGTGCTCCAAGGCCTCCTAAAAGTAATAGCTGGTATCGAAATCTCTTTCAAGTTAACCTCCAAGTCCGCTGGcgaagatgaagatgacatATATGCAGATCTCTATATCGTCAAGTGGACAAGTCTCTTCATAATGCCACTAACAATCATAGTGATCAACATTGTTGCTGTTGTTATTGGGTTCTCCAAGACCTTGTACAGTGTGATACCACAATGGAGTAAGCTCCTGGGAGGAGTATTCTTCAGCTTCTGGGTGTTGGCTCACATGTACCCTTTTGCCAAGGGGTTGATGgggagaagaggaagagtgCCCACGATTGTATACGTGTGGTCGGGGCTGGTTTCAATTACAGTCTCCTTGCTTTGGATTGCCATTAGTCCCCCAGATGATAGTCGCAATTCCTCTGGTGGAagtgttaatatataa
- the LOC108987771 gene encoding cellulose synthase-like protein D1 isoform X1 — MEPSYLSKKSSSSSGRPPQQAVKFARRTSSGRIVNLSQDDHDSLDMSGEFLSQNDYMNYTVMLPPTPDNQPGAASSSKPNAPQRRRVGDHEEGGYGGNSGDANAEAAKMDRRMSVMKSSNDKSMLLRSQTGDFDHNRWLFETKGKYGIGNAFWSEQEDNYGSEGGMSMSDFMDKPWKPLTRKLKIPAAIISPYRLLVVIRMIVLSFFLAWRIQNPNQDAMWLWGMSIVCEVWFAFSWLLDVLPKLNPINRATDLAALRDKFEQRSPSNPNGRSDLPGVDVFVSTADPEKEPPLFTANTILSILAADYPTEKLSCYISDDGGAILSFEAMAEAVNFAEVWVPFCRKHNIEPRNPESYFSSKTDPTKNKKRPDFVKDRRWIKREYDEFKVRINGLPEAIRKRSEMYNSKEEMKEKKLAREKNGGVLPPDPISVNKATWMADGTHWPGTWLNPMADHAKGDHAGILQVMSKVPENEPVMGHPDEKRLDFTGVDIRLPMFAYVSREKRPGYDHNKKAGAMNAVVRASAILSNGAFILNLDCDHYIYNSQAIKEGMCFMMDRGGDRICYIQFPQRFEGIDPSDRYANHNTVFFDGNMRALDGLQGPVYVGTGCMFRRHALYGFHPPRANEYSGVFGQVKSQAPNVGRHSQSQSEDLDDSEMQPLTSHPDLNLPKKFGNSTMFTESIAISEYQGRPLADHISVKNGRPPGALLLARPPLDAPTVAEAVAVISCWYEDKTEWGDRIGWIYGSVTEDVLTGYRMHNRGWRSVYCITKRDAFRGTAPINLTDRLHQVLRWATGSVEIFFSRNNPLFGTKRLKFLQRIAYLNVGIYPFTSIFLVIYCFLPALSLFSGHFIVQSLNIAFLSYLLVITLCLTLISLLEVKWSGVGLEEWWRNEQFWVIGGTSAHLAAVLQGLLKVIAGIEISFKLTSKSAGEDEDDIYADLYIVKWTSLFIMPLTIIVINIVAVVIGFSKTLYSVIPQWSKLLGGVFFSFWVLAHMYPFAKGLMGRRGRVPTIVYVWSGLVSITVSLLWIAISPPDDSRNSSGGSVNI; from the exons ATGGAACCTTCATACTTATCAAAGAAATCGTCGTCGTCGTCTGGGCGGCCGCCTCAACAGGCAGTGAAATTTGCGCGACGCACGTCAAGTGGCCGAATTGTGAACTTGTCCCAAGACGATCATGATAGCTTGGACATGTCGGGCGAGTTTTTAAGCCAAAATGACTACATGAATTACACGGTAATGCTGCCGCCTACACCAGACAACCAGCCTGGTGCAGCCTCTAGTTCCAAGCCAAATGCTCCCCAACGGAGGCGCGTTGGGGATCATGAGGAAGGTGGGTATGGAGGCAATAGCGGGGACGCTAATGCCGAGGCAGCAAAGATGGACAGGAGGATGTCAGTGATGAAATCTTCCAACGACAAATCAATGCTGTTGAGAAGCCAAACTGGGGACTTTGATCACAACCGGTGGTTGTTTGAGACAAAGGGAAAGTACGGCATTGGTAATGCTTTTTGGTCAGAACAAGAGGATAATTATGGATCGGAAGGAGGGATGAGCATGTCGGATTTTATGGACAAGCCATGGAAACCACTCACTAGAAAGCTCAAGATTCCGGCTGCTATTATCAGCCCCTACAG GCTACTTGTGGTGATCCGGATGATAGTTCTATCCTTCTTCCTCGCATGGCGTATACAGAACCCCAACCAAGATGCAATGTGGCTATGGGGCATGTCCATTGTTTGCGAGGTTTGGTTTGCCTTCTCATGGCTTCTGGATGTTCTCCCCAAGCTGAACCCCATCAACAGAGCTACTGACCTTGCTGCCCTCCGTGACAAGTTCGAACAGCGCTCCCCGTCCAACCCTAATGGGCGGTCTGACCTCCCTGGGGTTGATGTTTTCGTCTCCACAGCTGACCCTGAAAAGGAACCTCCTCTTTTCACAGCCAATACAATTTTGTCCATCCTTGCTGCTGATTACCCTACCGAGAAGCTCTCATGCTACATTTCGGATGATGGTGGTGCCATTCTATCCTTTGAGGCCATGGCCGAGGCCGTTAACTTTGCCGAG GTTTGGGTGCCCTTTTGCCGCAAACACAACATCGAGCCAAGGAATCCAGAAAGTTACTTCAGTAGTAAAACTGACCCCACAAAGAATAAGAAACGCCCAGATTTTGTCAAGGACCGCCGTTGGATCAAGAGAGAGTACGATGAATTTAAGGTCAGGATCAATGGTCTCCCTGAAGCTATACGTAAAAGGAGCGAAATGTATAACTCCAAGGAGGAAATGAAGGAGAAGAAACTTGCCAGAGAGAAGAATGGTGGAGTGTTGCCACCAGACCCAATTAGTGTCAACAAGGCCACATGGATGGCCGACGGGACTCACTGGCCCGGAACATGGCTCAACCCTATGGCCGACCATGCTAAGGGAGACCATGCCGGAATTTTGcag GTGATGAGTAAGGTACCGGAAAATGAACCAGTGATGGGTCATCCGGACGAGAAAAGATTGGACTTCACCGGGGTTGACATTCGGCTGCCAATGTTTGCGTATGTCTCGAGAGAGAAGAGGCCAGGGTATGACCACAACAAGAAGGCTGGAGCCATGAATGCCGTGGTTCGAGCTTCTGCAATATTGTCCAACGGGGCATTCATACTCAATCTGGATTGTGACCATTACATCTATAATTCTCAAGCTATAAAGGAAGGAATGTGCTTTATGATGGACCGTGGTGGTGACAGGATATGCTACATACAGTTTCCACAAAGATTTGAAGGAATTGATCCGTCTGACCGATATGCGAACCATAACACTGTCTTCTTTGAtg gaaatatgCGAGCTTTAGATGGTCTACAGGGCCCAGTGTATGTGGGAACTGGTTGTATGTTCCGAAGACATGCACTATATGGGTTCCACCCACCAAGGGCAAACGAGTACTCAGGCGTCTTTGGGCAAGTAAAATCCCAAGCTCCAAATGTTGGCAGGCATTCACAATCTCAATCAGAGGACTTGGATGACTCAGAGATGCAGCCCCTGACATCACACCCTGACTTGAACCTGCCAAAGAAATTTGGAAACTCAACTATGTTCACGGAGTCCATAGCCATTTCCGAATACCAAGGTCGACCACTTGCCGATCACATTTCTGTGAAGAATGGTCGTCCTCCAGGGGCGTTGCTCCTGGCTCGTCCACCACTTGATGCACCCACTGTTGCTGAGGCAGTTGCCGTCATCTCCTGCTG GTACGAGGACAAGACCGAATGGGGAGACAGAATAGGTTGGATTTATGGATCAGTGACGGAGGATGTGTTGACTGGTTACAGGATGCACAACCGTGGGTGGCGGTCTGTGTACTGCATCACGAAGCGCGATGCCTTTCGAGGCACGGCACCAATCAACCTTACTGATCGGCTACACCAGGTCCTCCGATGGGCCACTGGTTCGGTGGAAATATTCTTCTCTCGAAACAATCCACTTTTTGGAACCAAGCGCCTCAAGTTCCTACAGCGCATTGCATACCTCAACGTTGGCATCTACCCTTTCACCTCCATCTTCTTAGTTATATACTGCTTCCTCCCTGCACTGTCTCTCTTCTCTGGACACTTCATCGTTCAAAGTCTAAATATTGCTTTCCTCTCCTATCTCCTTGTCATTACTCTTTGTCTCACTCTCATCTCCCTCCTGGAAGTCAAGTGGTCAGGTGTTGGGCTCGAGGAATGGTGGCGAAATGAACAATTTTGGGTCATCGGTGGCACGAGTGCTCACCTTGCTGCCGTGCTCCAAGGCCTCCTAAAAGTAATAGCTGGTATCGAAATCTCTTTCAAGTTAACCTCCAAGTCCGCTGGcgaagatgaagatgacatATATGCAGATCTCTATATCGTCAAGTGGACAAGTCTCTTCATAATGCCACTAACAATCATAGTGATCAACATTGTTGCTGTTGTTATTGGGTTCTCCAAGACCTTGTACAGTGTGATACCACAATGGAGTAAGCTCCTGGGAGGAGTATTCTTCAGCTTCTGGGTGTTGGCTCACATGTACCCTTTTGCCAAGGGGTTGATGgggagaagaggaagagtgCCCACGATTGTATACGTGTGGTCGGGGCTGGTTTCAATTACAGTCTCCTTGCTTTGGATTGCCATTAGTCCCCCAGATGATAGTCGCAATTCCTCTGGTGGAagtgttaatatataa